A single region of the Triticum dicoccoides isolate Atlit2015 ecotype Zavitan chromosome 2B, WEW_v2.0, whole genome shotgun sequence genome encodes:
- the LOC119368757 gene encoding G-type lectin S-receptor-like serine/threonine-protein kinase B120, producing the protein MDMIYVPAFILLFLICFCKSDDRLTPTKPLSPGDRLISDGGIFALGFFSLKNSSANSYVGIWYNQIPERTYVWVANRDSPITSSSSDSKGSTLWTTSNNITSEAAGTAAILLDTGNLVIRLSNGTDIWQSFHYPTDTLLPNMTTPLSSKNKLYRPFVAWRGPDDLSTGDYSSGSDSSLVPQVFIWNGTRPYWRRAAWTGALVNNVYQRNTGAFMFETIERRGAEFYITYTVSNGSPNMLAKLHYTGMVKVLTWNSKSSSWDVFMEYPSHGCDSYASCGPFGYCDGTEAIPTCKCLDGFESAGLNYSLGCQRKKELKCDGTDSFITLSGMKTPDKFLYIRNRSFDQCAEECRSNCSCNAYAYANLSSLGSLDTVGDSSRCLVWMGELVDTGKPASGASENLYLRISSSSSKRPRKGQNTHMLKHLNAYKLGNEDTELPSVDFDEILTATNNFSDYNMLGKGGFGKVYKGILEDGMEVAVKRLSMGSGQGIEEFKNEVVLIAKLQHRNLARLLGYCIHEDEKLLIYEYLPNRSLDAFLFGIARGLLYLHQDSRLTIIHRDLKASNILLDAQMSPKISDFGMARIFGGNEQQANTNRVVGTYGYMSPEYAMEGYFSVKSDTYSFGVLLLEIVSGLRISSPHLTMDFPNLIAYAWSLWVDGNARELVDRSVVESCPLDEVLRCVHIGLLCVQDHSNARPPMSSIVFMLENETALLPAPKKPTYFSLRNHEAEDWRKYMGRSENNMSITTLEGR; encoded by the exons ATGGACATGATATACGTCCCAGCTTTTATCCTCCTGTTTTTGATTTGCTTCTGCAAATCCGATGATCGCCTAACACCCACAAAACCCCTTTCCCCCGGCGACAGGCTCATCTCAGACGGTGGCATCTTTGCTCTTGGCTTCTTCTCCCTGAAGAACTCAAGTGCAAACTCATACGTCGGCATATGGTACAACCAAATCCCGGAGCGAACATACGTGTGGGTCGCAAACCGCGACAGCCCAATCACTAGCAGCTCCTCTG ACTCCAAAGGAAGCACTCTTTGGACAACCTCGAACAACATCACCTCCGAAGCCGCCGGAACTGCTGCTATACTGCTTGACACCGGGAACTTGGTCATCCGGTTGTCCAATGGCACAGACATATGGCAGAGCTTTCATTACCCAACTGACACCCTCCTCCCTAACATGACTACACCGTTGAGCAGCAAAAATAAGCTCTACAGGCCTTTTGTTGCTTGGAGGGGCCCTGATGACCTGTCCACTGGCGACTACTCCTCGGGCAGTGACTCCAGCTTGGTTCCCCAGGTCTTCATCTGGAATGGGACGAGGCCGTACTGGCGCAGAGCTGCGTGGACTGGTGCACTGGTCAACAACGTGTATCAGAGAAACACTGGCGCCTTCATGTTCGAAACAATTGAAAGAAGAGGTGCTGAGTTCTATATAACATACACCGTCTCCAATGGCTCACCAAATATGCTCGCGAAACTGCACTATACGGGCATGGTGAAGGTCCTTACATGGAACAGCAAGTCGTCGTCTTGGGATGTTTTCATGGAGTACCCCAGTCATGGCTGTGATAGCTATGCTTCGTGCGGCCCATTCGGCTACTGTGATGGCACAGAGGCGATTCCAACATGCAAGTGCCTTGATGGTTTTGAGTCTGCTGGCCTTAACTATTCCCTAGGATGTCAGAGAAAGAAAGAGTTGAAATGTGATGGTACAGATAGTTTCATAACTTTGTCTGGCATGAAAACGCCTGACAAGTTCCTGTACATCAGGAATAGAAGCTTCGACCAATGCGCAGAAGAATGCAGAAGCAACTGCTCATGCAACGCTTACGCGTACGCCAACCTAAGCAGTCTTGGCAGTCTCGATACGGTTGGAGACAGTTCGAGGTGCTTGGTTTGGATGGGGGAGCTTGTTGACACAGGGAAGCCTGCTAGTGGTGCTAGTGAAAATCTTTACCTCCGTATTTCCAGCTCATCCA GTAAGCGCCCAAGGAAAGGTCAGAACACACATATGCTAAAGCACTTGAATGCTTACAAACTTGGGAACGAAGATACAGAACTTCCATCTGTTGACTTTGACGAAATTCTCACTGCAACAAACAACTTTTCTGATTAcaacatgcttggaaaaggtggtttCGGAAAAGTGTACAAG GGAATATTGGAAGATGGCATGGAAGTTGCTGTCAAAAGGCTTAGTATGGGTTCTGGGCAAGGGATTGAGGAGTTTAAGAATGAAGTAGTTCTGATTGCCAAATTGCAGCACCGAAACTTAGCTAGGCTTCTTGGTTACTGCATTCATGAAGATGAGAAGTTACTCATTTACGAATACTTACCTAACAGGAGTTTGGATGCCTTCCTTTTTG GGATAGCGAGAGGGCTTCTTTATCTCCACCAAGATTCAAGATTAACAATAATTCATCGAGATCTCAAAGCAAGCAACATCTTGCTGGACGCACAAATGAGCCCTAAAATATCTGATTTTGGTATGGCAAGGATCTTTGGAGGAAACGAGCAACAAGCAAACACTAACCGGGTTGTTGGGACATA TGGTTACATGTCTCCTGAATATGCGATGGAAGGCTACTTTTCTGTCAAGTCTGACACCTACAGCTTTGGGGTTCTGCTGTTGGAGATTGTAAGTGGATTAAGGATTAGCTCGCCCCATCTCACAATGGACTTTCCAAACCTTATAGCATAC GCATGGAGCTTATGGGTTGATGGAAATGCAAGGGAATTGGTGGACCGGTCGGTTGTGGAGAGTTGTCCACTTGATGAGGTTCTACGATGTGTTCACATAGGGCTCCTGTGTGTTCAAGACCACTCAAATGCTAGGCCACCCATGTCATCCATTGTGTTCATGTTAGAGAACGAAACAGCTCTGCTTCCTGCCCCCAAGAAACCTACATATTTCTCACTACGgaatcatgaagctgaagactggaGAAAATATATGGGAAGATCTGAGAATAACATGAGCATCACAACACTGGAGGGACGTTAA